The window CCGTCTTCTGGAGGAGTACCGGCTGGAGAGGAAGAAGGAGCTGAAAAGGAAGGCTGAAGAGGAGGCGAGGGCTGAGAGAAAGACTTAAGTAGTTCGGGAAACGTCCCGGACTGGTGATGCTTATAAACCGCGAGTCCCACATTATCTTCACCTCGCTCGTCGTGCTCGCGGTGGGCTTTCTCACCGGGATATACTACCGCAGGGTGGACCATATCCTGAGAACCGGCTGGATGATAGCTTTCGTACTCCTAACTTACCACGTCAGCGGCCGCTACGAAAGGCCAGATGGTGTCGCCGGCGCCCTGCTGAGCCCTTTCTTCAACCGCGGAACCCTCGCGATAACCTCTATTTTCCTGGCCGTACACACCTCCCTCGTGAACGTCCCTTTCACCACCGTTGATCTCTTCAACGTCGAGATGAGGAGCGTGGATATGATAAGCCACTTCCTCGGCGGCCTCGTGATGTGGCTGATTATAACGGAGGTGCTCATGAACCTCAGGCCGGACTTGGAGAGGGGGGAGCTGCTGGGTTACTCCTTCGTGGTTCTCCTCGCTGTGGGCATCGGCTGGGAGTTCGTGGAGTGGATTGGAAGCCACTTCACCGAGGGAATCCTTCAAGAAACGCTCCTCAACAAGGTTAGAGACGTTTTGATGGAACAACTCGGGGCACTGTCCGGCCTGCTGATGGTCTCAGGGAGGGACTATCCCTTCACCCTTCCCGGGAAATGAGTGATAGCGCTTCCTTCAGAGCCCTCAGATACTCCCCGGTTTCCTTCGCTCCCTTCTCGGTTATCCTCACCGCCGTCCTCGGTCTGTCGGCGAAGACCTTGTAGAGCTCGACGTAGCCCGCTTTTTCCAGGGCCTTGAGATGAGAGTCGAGGTTTCCCGGTGTCACTTCGAGAACCTCTAGGAGTTCCTTGAAGAGGGCCCTCCCTCGTGGAAGCAGGTAGAGCATGGCTCCTAACCTTATGGGGTTCCCCAGGACGTGGTTTCTGCTCAGCTCCCGCAGAGCCTCCATGCTATCACCGCTCTATTGCCCTGAAGGCGGAGTAGATGTAGAGCATCACCGAGAGTGAGAACCCCAGCGCGACGAGAAATCCCGCCCAGACCATGGCCCCGCTTTCCATCTTGGCCGCAAAGGCTATTCCCAGGGCTGGAATCAGGAATGAGGGAATAATCTCCCACTCCACTCCGCTGTACTTTGCGAAGATCAGCCACATGCCGAAGACCGAGAAGGCTATGAAGCTCAGAAAACCCACCGCGAGGCTGGAATCCGGGTTTACGCCGAGATTCATTCTGGGTACGAGGCCCCACCCGAGGATGATTCCCGTTATCCAGGAGAATGCTATGAGGATTCCGCCGGTGGTCGATGATTCCACTTCGTTTCCTGTTACCATACCCAGCCTCTGAAGTCTCTTCCATACCCTTCCCGTGAAACCCATCGCCAGCATGAACGCCACGGGCCAGTAAACGATATTGAACTGCCAGGGAAGGTCAAAAACGCCGATGATCACGTAGTATAACAGCATCACCGAGAGCCATGCCCCAAAGTTCATCGCGCCGTACATCTTCCCCGCCGCTATCAGCTTGCCCTCAACCCTCTCCAGGATGGTCTTCAGCTCCCTGACGTCTTCCATGGTATCACCATTTATAGATGGAACGACCGATTATTTATAACATGAGGTTTTTCTGAATCGCAGAACATCCTCGGCTTTGATACAGAAGATGAAGAATAGTTTTAAATACAACGTTAAATAAAACGTGTGGGGTGATACCATGGAGCTTTTAAGCACCGGTATTCCTGCTCTCGACAGGGCTCTCGGGGGCGGTCTGCTCGAGGACAGCAACCTCCTCATCGTTTACGATACATACTCCAAGGGATGGGCCCTTGCTTTTGAGATACTCAGGAATCGTATTCGCGCGGGAGATTTTGGGGTGATAATTGACTCTGTTCTCCCGATATCATCGCTGGAGATGGAGCTCAGGGCCGCCGATTTTGACATTGCTTCGGAGGGTATGGCGGGTAATGTTGCAGTTATAGATGTGTTCTCCTCTTTTTATGGGATCGAATATCCGTACGATTTTGTATACACCGATGGGACGATGGATGCCGGTACGTTTTTACCGAAGTACAGCAGGCTCTACCGCCGTCTGCTGACCGAACGCATCGGAGACAGGAGGCCGGTTGGTATAGATGTCACCATAGATGGGCTGGCTTTTCTGTTTGGAACGGAGAACTTCCTGTCGGTCTTCCAGCGTCTCATCGCGGATAAGGAGAAGGCCAGAATAACCGAAACCCGGAAGCGTCCGATAAATATCTTTCTCCTCAACAGGGGACGGGCTTCGGGTGACATTGTGGCATGGGTTTCCCTCTACAGCCAGTACGTCCTTGAGTTCAGCTCCAGCAGTGCCCCCTTGAAGGAGAGGATGATCATCAGAAAATCTCCTCTCCCGGAGTTCAACCCACTGAAAAGTCAGTATAGCTTCAGGCTCTGGGGAGGAAAGGTTGAGCTTAGTCCCGTTCAGTCTAGGTGATACCCCATGTTTTTAGTCATTTTGATAGTCGCACGGTAGCTGGCGAAGGGTTCCGAACTAACCCCCCGCCCTCGCCAGGCGGAGCCCCCTCATGAAGCGTTCGATTTCCCTTTCGTTTCCCTCGATCAGAACCCTGCTGAGGGGTATGCCGTGTCTCTCGATTTTCCCGAGAACCGTCAGCTTGACCTCCGCCCCGCTCTTTTCCATGATTTCCTCGAGCTCGGCAGGGGGAATTGGAGTTAGGATTTCCCGCCTCATTGTTCACCCTACTGAACAGCCGTTTATAAATACTCTC of the Thermococcus sp. JdF3 genome contains:
- a CDS encoding DUF2238 domain-containing protein yields the protein MLINRESHIIFTSLVVLAVGFLTGIYYRRVDHILRTGWMIAFVLLTYHVSGRYERPDGVAGALLSPFFNRGTLAITSIFLAVHTSLVNVPFTTVDLFNVEMRSVDMISHFLGGLVMWLIITEVLMNLRPDLERGELLGYSFVVLLAVGIGWEFVEWIGSHFTEGILQETLLNKVRDVLMEQLGALSGLLMVSGRDYPFTLPGK
- a CDS encoding transcriptional regulator; the protein is MEALRELSRNHVLGNPIRLGAMLYLLPRGRALFKELLEVLEVTPGNLDSHLKALEKAGYVELYKVFADRPRTAVRITEKGAKETGEYLRALKEALSLISREG
- a CDS encoding TIGR04140 family protein, yielding MRREILTPIPPAELEEIMEKSGAEVKLTVLGKIERHGIPLSRVLIEGNEREIERFMRGLRLARAGG